In Candidatus Palauibacter australiensis, the following are encoded in one genomic region:
- the typA gene encoding translational GTPase TypA, whose amino-acid sequence MAPPPGKIRNIAIIAHVDHGKTTLVDHMLRQAGAFQSHERVEERVMDSNPLERERGITILSKNTAVRWGETRINIVDTPGHADFGGEVERILRMVDGVLLLVDAAEGPMPQTRFVTRKALALGLAPVVVINKVDRPDQRATEVHDDVLELFLELDATESQLDAPFLYASARDGWASPDSEARGGDLEPLFETIVAAVPTPAGDPEGPFQMLASTLDHSSYVGRIAIGRIERGAVAEADRVVLLPLGEPGPVPDDEAIPARVLKIYGFDGLKRVETPRASAGDIVALAGLEGVEIGQTVTDPGHRERLRGIAVERPTLAVDFRVNDAPFAGRTGKYVTTRQLRQRLFRELERNVALRVEPTESPDTFSVSGRGELHLTILMETMRREGYEFSVSRPRVILREGPDGEVLEPYEEAVIEVPSGMVGVVMEKMGSRRAELLSMRPTDQGPVRLDFRLPSRGLFGYRSEFLTDTRGEGQLHHRFLEYGPRAGRLEHRRRGVLVADRPGTSVAFALFNLQERAEMLIGPGVEVYSGMIVGEHVRAGDLEVNVSKGKKLTNMRAAAADENVRLEPPRELTLELALEFINDDELIEITPDAIRLRKRKLDPIERKKAMRRAAAEARGD is encoded by the coding sequence GTGGCGCCCCCGCCCGGGAAGATCAGGAACATTGCGATCATCGCCCACGTCGATCACGGGAAGACGACGCTCGTCGACCACATGCTGCGGCAGGCGGGCGCCTTCCAGTCGCACGAGCGCGTCGAGGAGCGCGTCATGGACTCCAACCCGCTGGAGCGCGAGCGCGGCATCACGATCCTGTCGAAGAACACGGCCGTGCGCTGGGGCGAGACGCGGATCAACATCGTCGACACGCCTGGCCACGCGGATTTCGGCGGCGAGGTCGAGCGCATCCTCCGGATGGTGGACGGCGTGCTCCTCCTGGTGGATGCCGCCGAGGGGCCCATGCCGCAGACACGCTTCGTCACGCGGAAGGCCCTCGCGCTGGGGCTCGCGCCCGTGGTGGTGATCAACAAGGTGGACCGGCCCGACCAGCGCGCCACCGAAGTGCACGACGACGTGCTGGAACTGTTCCTGGAGTTGGACGCCACCGAGTCCCAGCTCGACGCCCCCTTCCTCTACGCGAGCGCGCGGGACGGCTGGGCATCGCCGGACAGCGAGGCGCGCGGCGGAGACCTGGAGCCGCTGTTCGAGACGATCGTGGCGGCGGTCCCCACCCCCGCCGGCGACCCCGAGGGACCGTTCCAGATGCTGGCCTCGACGCTGGACCACTCCAGCTACGTGGGGCGCATCGCGATCGGCCGCATCGAGCGGGGCGCCGTGGCCGAGGCGGATCGGGTGGTGCTGCTGCCGCTCGGCGAGCCGGGGCCCGTCCCGGACGACGAGGCGATCCCGGCCCGGGTGCTCAAGATTTACGGCTTCGACGGCCTGAAGCGGGTCGAAACGCCCCGCGCGAGCGCCGGCGACATCGTGGCGCTGGCGGGACTCGAAGGCGTGGAGATCGGCCAGACGGTCACGGACCCCGGCCACAGGGAGCGCCTCCGGGGGATCGCCGTCGAGCGGCCCACCCTCGCGGTGGATTTCCGGGTCAACGACGCCCCCTTCGCCGGGCGGACGGGCAAGTACGTCACGACCCGGCAACTGCGCCAGCGCCTCTTCCGGGAACTGGAGAGGAATGTCGCCCTTCGCGTCGAGCCCACGGAGTCGCCCGACACCTTCTCCGTCTCGGGGCGCGGGGAACTCCACCTCACGATTCTCATGGAGACGATGCGTCGGGAGGGGTACGAGTTCTCCGTCTCGCGCCCCCGCGTCATCCTGCGGGAGGGACCGGACGGGGAGGTCCTGGAGCCGTACGAGGAGGCCGTGATCGAGGTGCCGTCCGGGATGGTCGGCGTGGTGATGGAGAAGATGGGAAGCCGGCGGGCTGAACTCCTCTCGATGCGGCCGACGGACCAGGGCCCGGTGCGCCTCGACTTCAGGCTTCCGTCGCGCGGCCTGTTCGGATACCGCTCCGAGTTCCTCACGGACACGCGCGGCGAGGGCCAGTTGCACCACCGCTTCCTCGAGTACGGCCCCCGAGCCGGACGCCTCGAACACCGGCGCCGGGGAGTGCTCGTCGCGGACCGCCCGGGAACGTCGGTGGCCTTCGCCCTCTTCAACCTGCAGGAACGGGCCGAGATGCTGATCGGCCCCGGCGTCGAGGTCTACAGCGGGATGATCGTGGGCGAGCACGTCCGCGCCGGCGACCTCGAGGTCAACGTGTCGAAGGGGAAGAAGCTCACGAACATGCGCGCCGCCGCCGCGGACGAGAACGTGCGCCTGGAGCCGCCGCGCGAACTGACGCTGGAACTCGCCCTCGAGTTCATCAACGACGACGAGCTGATCGAGATCACGCCCGACGCGATCCGCCTCCGCAAGCGCAAGCTCGACCCGATCGAGCGCAAGAAGGCGATGCGCCGCGCCGCCGCCGAGGCGCGAGGAGACTGA
- a CDS encoding co-chaperone GroES family protein — MSEKKLIVVGDRVLIEPLEGEDRTNVGLYLPPTAIDKQAVQAGTVVAVGPGTPVGPPAELGDEPWKIGATEARYLPMQARPGDYALFFRKAAVEITFEGTQYLVAPQGAILTLVREENEEASDGFDPSFL, encoded by the coding sequence ATGAGCGAGAAGAAACTCATCGTCGTCGGCGACCGCGTACTCATCGAGCCGCTGGAGGGCGAGGACCGCACGAACGTCGGCCTCTATCTCCCTCCCACCGCGATCGACAAGCAGGCCGTGCAGGCGGGAACGGTCGTGGCCGTCGGCCCCGGGACGCCGGTCGGTCCGCCCGCCGAACTCGGGGACGAGCCCTGGAAGATCGGCGCCACCGAAGCCCGCTATCTTCCCATGCAGGCGCGACCGGGAGACTACGCGCTCTTCTTCCGGAAGGCCGCGGTGGAGATCACCTTCGAGGGCACCCAGTACCTCGTCGCCCCCCAGGGCGCGATCCTCACCCTCGTGCGCGAGGAGAACGAAGAAGCCTCCGACGGCTTCGATCCCTCCTTCCTCTAG